One part of the Arabidopsis thaliana chromosome 4, partial sequence genome encodes these proteins:
- a CDS encoding RING/U-box superfamily protein — translation MKKREHLGLGFFEWQIILWLSIWLAISQQALGLRPIREKPRSWSDEWLFGRKQEAEVGPFSAWNITGTYRGTWKFLNSLNSSSKFQDFQKENGNSVVELVAVPTKITGVHYVQGVVVFHDVFDNEQNVGGAQINLEGVYIWPFRQLRLVANSGKESDSGQEDNNLLSNPYHLLGIFSSQVFQESPRDRLLKRKLSPVNEMEKHCNIEIAAQVSRVASSENNGDKNYYHMEGLMESPGVGDDGDCFSPLLLNATSVNVEVYYNKAVNYTLMVTFVSFLQVLLLIRQMEHGNTQSGAAKVSIVMIGQQAIMDAYLCLLHLTAGILVESLFNAFATAAFFKFVVFSIFEMRYLLAIWKATRPSNSGEGWETMRRELSFLYSRFYGILLGGILIMYQFHNYMQPILLLMYSFWIPQIVANVVRDSRKPLHPYYILGMTATRLAIPLYVFGCPHNFMRVEPNKVWCICLCTFMGLQAVILLLQHYFGSRCFVPRQMLPEKYNYHRRFNRDVSRTTDCVICMTAIDLRQHTSDCMVTPCEHFFHSGCLQRWMDIKMECPTCRRSLPPA, via the exons ATGAAGAAGCGGGAACATTTGGGATTAGGGTTCTTCGAGTGGCAGATTATCTTATGGTTATCGATTTGGTTGGCGATTTCGCAACAAGCGCTGGGATTGAGACCTATTAGGGAGAAACCTCGATCATGGAGTGACGag TGGCTCTTTGGTAGGAAACAAGAAGCTGAAGTTGGACCCTTTTCTGCTTGGAATATAACAGGAACTTATAGAG GAACTTGGAAGTTTCTGAATTCCTTAAATAGCTCTTCGAAGTTTCAAGactttcaaaaagaaaatggtaatTCTGTGGTTGAGTTAGTAGCAGTTCCAACGAAGATAACTGGTGTGCATTATGTTCAG GGTGTAGTTGTTTTCCATGACGTATTTGACAATGAACAAAATGTGGGTGGTGCCCAAATAAATCTGGaaggtgtatatatatggCCCTTTAGACAACTCCGCCTTGTGGCTAACAG CGGCAAGGAGAGTGATTCAGGGCAAGAAGACAATAATCTTCTCTCAAATCCCTATCATCTG CTTGGAATTTTCTCCTCTCAAGTGTTTCAAGAATCTCCAAGAGACAGATTACTGAAACGGAAACTTT CTCCAGTAAATGAGATGGAGAAGCACTGTAATATCGAAATAGCAGCTCAAGTATCCCGTGTGGCTTCTAGTGAAAATA ATGGagacaaaaattattatcacATGGAAGGATTGATGGAAAGTCCTGGGGTAGGCGATGACGGAGATTGTTTTTCCCCTTTGTTACTGAACGCAACTTCTGTAAATGTTGAAGTCTACTATAACAAAGCTGTGAACTATACACTGATGGTCACTTTT GTCTCTTTCCTCCAGGTTCTTCTGTTGATCCGGCAAATGGAGCACGGTAACACACAATCT GGTGCTGCTAAGGTATCCATTGTAATGATTGGGCAACAAGCGATCATGGATGCTTATTTGTGCCTCTTACATCTAACAGCCGGTATATTAGTCG AATCTCTATTTAATGCATTTGCAACCGCTGCGTTCTTCAAGTTCGTAGTCTTTTCGATTTTTGAGATGAGATATCTTCTGGCTATATGGAAAGCAACCCGTCCTTCCAATAGCGGAGAGGGTTGGGAAACAATGAGGAGAGAACTGTCCTTTCTGTACAGTCGTTTCT ATGGGATCCTTCTTGGAGGCATTTTGATAATGTACCAGTTCCACAACTACATGCAGCCGATTCTCCTTCTCATGTACTCATTTTGGATACCACAAATAGTCGCCAATGTTGTCCGGGATTCAAGAAAGCCTCTGCACCCATATTACATCTTGGGCATGACAGCTACACGGTTAGCTATACCGTTATATGTTTTTGGATGCCCACACAACTTCATGCGTGTAGAGCCCAACAAGGTTTGGTGTATATGCTTGTGCACATTCATGGGGTTGCAAGCcgtcattcttcttcttcagcattATTTTGGTTCACGCTGCTTTGTTCCCCGTCAG ATGCTACCAGAGAAATACAACTACCACCGAAGATTTAATCGGGATGTAAGCCGCACCACTGATTGTGTTATCTGCATGACCGCTATTGATCTCAGACAGCATACCAGTGATTGCATG GTAACTCCATGTGAACATTTCTTTCACTCGGGATGCTTACAGAGATGGATGGATATAAAAATGGAGTGTCCAACTTGTCGGCGGTCTCTTCCTCCAGCATAG